Proteins from a single region of Chryseobacterium sp. T16E-39:
- a CDS encoding L-histidine N(alpha)-methyltransferase produces the protein MNSNTNSQIKSNPSKTENFFIDVKKGLENNPKRLSSKYFYDEVGDHLFQKIMAMPEYYLTKCELDIFQNKTADIAELIAFDKQPFDLIELGAGDAMKSSHLLKYMVEKGLDFTYMPIDISGNILSILDRKLSESIPDLNVVLLEGEYFEMLNKAASLSSRRKVILFLGGNIGNMEFEEAGLFCSGLKEHLATGDRVLVGFDLKKNPNTILNAYNDKTGITAEFNLNLLARINRELDADFNLDQFQHYQTYDPVSGACRSYVVSLIDQIVTIDHTEISFKENELIDMEVSQKFSETDIKELAEKSGFEIEGEIKDSKKWFIDSVWKVK, from the coding sequence ATGAACTCAAACACCAATTCTCAAATAAAAAGCAATCCCAGTAAAACCGAAAATTTTTTCATAGATGTAAAGAAAGGCCTGGAAAATAATCCTAAGAGATTATCTTCCAAATACTTTTATGATGAAGTGGGAGACCATCTTTTTCAGAAAATAATGGCAATGCCTGAATATTACCTCACCAAATGTGAGCTTGATATATTTCAGAATAAAACAGCAGATATTGCCGAGCTTATTGCCTTTGACAAACAACCTTTTGACCTTATTGAGCTAGGTGCTGGTGATGCCATGAAATCATCTCATCTTTTAAAGTATATGGTTGAAAAAGGCTTGGATTTTACCTATATGCCCATTGATATTTCCGGAAACATCCTCTCGATTCTGGATCGGAAATTAAGTGAAAGCATACCCGATCTAAATGTCGTTCTTTTAGAGGGTGAGTATTTCGAAATGCTGAATAAAGCAGCTTCACTCTCTTCAAGAAGGAAAGTGATTCTGTTTCTCGGAGGTAATATCGGAAATATGGAATTCGAAGAAGCCGGTCTGTTTTGTTCCGGTTTAAAAGAACACCTGGCAACAGGGGATAGAGTACTCGTAGGTTTTGATCTTAAAAAAAATCCGAATACGATCTTAAATGCATACAACGATAAAACAGGTATTACAGCAGAGTTTAATCTCAACCTTCTTGCCAGAATCAACCGGGAGCTTGATGCTGATTTTAATCTCGATCAGTTTCAGCACTATCAGACCTATGATCCTGTAAGCGGAGCCTGCAGAAGTTATGTGGTCAGCCTTATTGATCAGATTGTAACCATTGACCATACAGAGATATCATTTAAAGAAAATGAATTGATTGATATGGAAGTGTCCCAAAAGTTTTCAGAAACAGATATAAAAGAACTTGCTGAAAAATCAGGTTTTGAAATCGAAGGGGAAATAAAGGATTCAAAAAAATGGTTTATCGATTCCGTTTGGAAAGTGAAATAA
- the egtB gene encoding ergothioneine biosynthesis protein EgtB, producing MIANPKIIDVVKKFTDVREHSVAICAPLEIEDFVVQPIVDVSPPKWHLGHTTWFFETFILIPNFPGYEVFDPQYNFVFNSYYETIGARVIRTDRGNLSRPSVADVYRYREYVDQQMISFLQSDSLNATIETLVELGLNHEQQHQELLLTDIKYILGHNPLFPAYKKGQRSEKVNSGSAKMISFPEGIYEIGFQGSGFCFDNELDRHKVYLQDFEISDRAVTNGEYLEFMKDNGYTDFRHWHAEGWDWVKQNEAKAPLYWHQIDGKWMYYTLEGLKELNLDEAVCHINFYEASAFAAWKGMRLPTEAEWEVASEQFPWGNRWEWTGSAYLPYPGFKKEAGAVGEYNGKFMVNQMVLRGASEATPKGHSRNTYRNFFHASLKWQFTGIRLAK from the coding sequence ATGATAGCAAATCCTAAGATTATTGATGTCGTAAAGAAATTCACAGATGTTCGTGAGCATTCTGTAGCGATCTGTGCCCCTTTGGAAATAGAAGATTTTGTGGTACAGCCTATTGTAGATGTGAGCCCGCCTAAATGGCATTTAGGGCATACGACCTGGTTTTTTGAAACTTTTATATTAATACCGAATTTTCCGGGCTATGAGGTTTTTGATCCTCAATATAACTTTGTTTTTAATAGTTACTATGAAACCATTGGAGCACGGGTGATCCGTACTGACCGGGGAAATCTGAGCCGTCCATCCGTTGCAGATGTATACCGCTACAGAGAATATGTCGATCAGCAAATGATCAGTTTTCTTCAAAGTGATTCGTTGAATGCAACCATTGAAACCCTTGTGGAACTTGGATTGAATCATGAGCAGCAACATCAGGAATTATTGCTTACGGATATCAAATATATTTTGGGACACAATCCGCTTTTTCCTGCCTATAAGAAAGGTCAGAGAAGTGAGAAAGTTAACTCTGGTTCTGCTAAAATGATCAGTTTCCCTGAAGGAATTTATGAAATTGGCTTTCAGGGAAGTGGATTCTGTTTTGATAATGAACTGGACAGACACAAAGTATATTTGCAGGATTTTGAGATCAGTGATCGCGCAGTGACTAATGGTGAGTATCTGGAATTTATGAAAGATAACGGATATACAGATTTCAGGCATTGGCATGCGGAAGGTTGGGACTGGGTGAAACAAAATGAAGCAAAAGCACCACTATATTGGCATCAGATCGATGGTAAATGGATGTATTATACTTTAGAAGGTTTGAAGGAATTGAATCTCGATGAAGCGGTTTGTCACATTAATTTTTACGAAGCTTCTGCTTTTGCTGCATGGAAAGGAATGCGCCTGCCTACCGAAGCGGAATGGGAGGTAGCTTCGGAACAATTTCCATGGGGAAACCGTTGGGAGTGGACAGGAAGTGCTTATCTGCCTTATCCCGGATTTAAAAAGGAAGCCGGAGCAGTAGGCGAGTACAACGGAAAATTTATGGTCAATCAAATGGTTTTGCGTGGTGCCTCAGAAGCAACACCTAAAGGACACAGCAGAAATACCTATCGTAATTTCTTTCATGCCAGTCTAAAATGGCAGTTCACAGGAATCAGATTAGCGAAATAA